The following proteins are co-located in the Bactrocera dorsalis isolate Fly_Bdor unplaced genomic scaffold, ASM2337382v1 BdCtg302, whole genome shotgun sequence genome:
- the LOC105230702 gene encoding uncharacterized protein LOC105230702: MSVKKQHEIVQLTKAIQTHCNDVHLLIDFGAGLGYLSEALCSINKTWRILGIEADMCRVMGARKRLRQQIPQMSERVTYVEQFIEPTAGNAIKYHILRSGLTGLNKWAIIGLHACADLSVTSIKLFFEMAEVKHLVIMPCCYHKLNETTSGHFLNFPLSTALKSAVTEGDINVLNYFNRPFLRLACQETSSRWRHCSEDEHVAHGEQMFWRAVADAIINDETEVIATIPKSQRPNNDWSEMRSFSTFRQMYKVRSKAADAQFLVADMWNNEHEDKFKKVVEKYAEVGPKLAEALTCLQTTIQVSDTIISVLTL; this comes from the coding sequence ATGAGTGTAAAAAAACAACACGAAATTGTTCAGTTGACTAAAGCTATACAGACTCATTGTAATGATGTACACTTACTAATTGACTTTGGAGCTGGTTTGGGTTACCTTAGTGAGGCGTTGTGCAGCATTAACAAAACCTGGCGGATTCTGGGCATAGAAGCAGATATGTGTCGAGTAATGGGTGCACGTAAACGTCTGCGACAACAGATACCTCAAATGAGTGAACGTGTCACTTATGTTGAGCAATTTATTGAACCGACTGCAGGCAATGCGATTAAATATCATATTTTGAGAAGTGGGTTGACTGGTCTGAATAAATGGGCTATTATAGGCTTACATGCTTGTGCTGATCTATCGGTTACATctataaagttattttttgaaatggcAGAAGTTAAACATTTGGTTATCATGCCATGTTGTTATCACAAGCTGAACGAAACTACCAGTGgtcactttttaaattttccgttGAGTACTGCATTAAAGTCTGCGGTCACTGAAGGGGATATAAATGTGCTGAACTACTTCAACCGTCCTTTTCTGCGCCTAGCTTGCCAAGAGACCAGTTCTCGTTGGCGACATTGTTCAGAGGATGAGCACGTTGCACACGGAGAGCAGATGTTCTGGCGTGCCGTAGCCGATGCCATCATTAACGATGAAACGGAAGTAATCGCAACTATACCGAAAAGCCAACGACCTAACAATGATTGGAGTGAAATGAGAAGTTTTTCAACTTTTCGACAGATGTATAAAGTAAGATCAAAGGCAGCGGATGCACAGTTTTTGGTGGCAGACATGTGGAATAATGAGCACgaagataaatttaaaaaagttgttgaaaaatATGCTGAAGTTGGTCCCAAATTGGCAGAAGCATTGACTTGTTTGCAAACAACAATACAGGTCAGTGACACTATTATATCTGTGCTAACCTTGTaa